The Haloplanus sp. CK5-1 genome contains a region encoding:
- a CDS encoding ISH3 family transposase, which yields MEFPRLKRILTDPDEYISSSQLKSLSMELLELIPMEGIEGSGLDSEEIMEVVLRAAVDTTSVNGVTTNTEDTPNREPVMDWLHTLEKEPMLDAVNDILALVAMTVLDRGGSRTICLDFMDNPFHGHPDDEDEFRRMEARDGTTKCHRYCTAFVIAQGKPLTLAVEPVDGEDSKADAVERVLARVETYPFETDQILMDRDAFVGELIGILRETAPPVFPVITRKDSLRKKLSKAASHMTEETICEGKEHEQTYPLAVNVTYQNGDRGKSGVKATGYAAYGLEDRTPAQVATTYNKRSRIEKSYEKFREARALTTTPSTTIRLFYVGVGFLLEQLWLVLQWAVLARPRRGGRALPKTFAFGDAFLHGIERVLDDELGWKEKYRTNGEGLPAGYEHGLG from the coding sequence ATGGAGTTCCCAAGACTCAAACGCATCCTCACAGATCCGGACGAGTACATTTCGAGCAGCCAGTTGAAGTCTCTTAGCATGGAGTTGCTTGAGCTGATACCGATGGAAGGAATCGAGGGCTCCGGCCTCGATTCCGAGGAAATCATGGAAGTCGTCTTACGAGCTGCTGTTGACACAACCTCCGTCAACGGTGTCACGACGAACACTGAGGACACGCCAAACCGCGAGCCAGTGATGGACTGGTTGCACACCTTGGAGAAAGAGCCGATGCTTGATGCTGTCAACGATATCCTCGCACTGGTGGCGATGACGGTTCTCGACCGCGGCGGGTCGAGAACCATCTGTCTGGACTTCATGGACAATCCGTTCCACGGTCATCCAGACGACGAGGACGAGTTCAGGAGAATGGAAGCACGAGATGGAACCACGAAGTGTCACCGGTACTGTACTGCGTTCGTCATCGCGCAGGGAAAGCCACTCACACTGGCGGTTGAACCAGTTGACGGCGAGGACAGCAAGGCCGACGCGGTCGAGCGCGTGCTCGCCCGCGTCGAAACATACCCATTCGAGACCGACCAGATCCTCATGGACAGGGACGCCTTTGTCGGGGAGTTAATCGGTATTCTTCGGGAGACAGCACCGCCAGTCTTTCCGGTCATAACCCGGAAAGACTCGCTCCGGAAGAAACTCTCCAAGGCCGCGTCACACATGACCGAAGAGACGATTTGCGAAGGGAAAGAGCACGAACAGACGTATCCACTGGCGGTGAACGTTACCTATCAGAACGGTGACCGCGGAAAGTCTGGTGTGAAAGCGACAGGATACGCGGCGTACGGTCTGGAAGACCGCACGCCCGCGCAAGTCGCTACGACCTACAACAAGCGTTCACGGATAGAGAAGAGCTACGAGAAGTTCCGAGAAGCGCGTGCCCTGACAACAACGCCATCGACGACAATCCGGCTGTTCTACGTGGGCGTGGGGTTTCTGTTAGAGCAGTTGTGGCTCGTGTTACAGTGGGCCGTGCTCGCCCGACCACGGCGGGGCGGGCGAGCACTTCCGAAAACATTCGCGTTTGGTGACGCGTTTTTGCACGGGATCGAACGGGTGTTAGACGACGAACTCGGCTGGAAAGAGAAGTACCGGACTAACGGAGAAGGACTGCCAGCAGGATACGAACACGGACTCGGTTGA
- a CDS encoding phage repressor protein — MRHSGDWMTLVDDRVLEYIREHDSGSPTEMKREGPIHYSRQYIAKRCRRLADEDLLQHLGNGVYILTDEGEAYLDGKLDTQNWVRLDENNGAAVNRVSDVSEEQEG; from the coding sequence ATGCGCCACTCTGGAGACTGGATGACGCTCGTTGACGATAGGGTGTTGGAGTATATTAGAGAACATGATTCTGGGTCTCCCACAGAGATGAAGAGAGAAGGGCCAATACATTATTCTCGTCAGTATATCGCTAAGAGATGCCGAAGACTGGCTGACGAAGATCTACTTCAACATTTGGGTAACGGTGTTTACATTCTTACTGACGAGGGCGAGGCGTATCTTGATGGCAAACTTGACACGCAGAACTGGGTACGGCTTGATGAGAACAATGGTGCAGCAGTAAATCGTGTTAGCGACGTAAGTGAGGAACAGGAAGGATAA
- a CDS encoding tyrosine-type recombinase/integrase produces the protein MRTDGGPSDLDVDDAVTRWLGRLRLDHADATVESYRRRLLHFLDWCDEHDIDTVGEVTAWDIDEFDIHRREEGVKSISLNNELTALRLFLRYCERVSLVGGGLSETVEPPTVPDGEETNDEFLAPNDARDLLATYRNGRDRYTREHAVLEVAWWIGCRKGGLAALDLDDYDANEGYVRFRHRPETGTPLKNGPDGERVVGLGADTRDALDGYIEHSRHDTTDEHGRRPLFATAQGRAHINTLTKSVYFGTVPCRYRECPHGNERPTCKFYSRTNGYKCPSSVSPHPVRSGSIMWQLNCGMRPDRVAERVNATVEVIETYYDKVSELEDYRERRADDLDKLGFDDSQESDDDA, from the coding sequence ATGCGAACAGACGGCGGTCCGTCCGACCTCGACGTCGACGATGCAGTGACCCGGTGGCTCGGTCGACTCCGTCTCGACCACGCCGATGCGACGGTCGAATCGTACCGGCGACGTCTCTTGCACTTCCTCGATTGGTGCGACGAGCACGACATCGACACTGTCGGCGAGGTGACGGCGTGGGACATCGACGAGTTCGACATTCATCGGCGGGAGGAAGGCGTGAAGTCGATCAGCCTCAACAACGAGTTGACGGCCCTCCGGCTGTTCCTCCGGTACTGTGAGCGCGTCAGCCTCGTCGGCGGTGGCCTTTCCGAGACAGTCGAGCCGCCGACTGTCCCAGATGGTGAGGAGACGAACGACGAGTTCCTTGCACCGAACGACGCCCGTGACTTACTCGCCACCTACCGGAACGGCCGGGACCGATACACGCGCGAGCACGCCGTTCTCGAAGTGGCGTGGTGGATCGGGTGTCGCAAGGGTGGCCTTGCCGCGCTTGACCTCGACGACTACGATGCCAACGAGGGGTACGTCCGCTTCCGCCACCGACCGGAAACGGGGACGCCGCTGAAGAACGGTCCCGATGGCGAGCGCGTCGTCGGCCTCGGCGCAGATACTCGGGACGCACTCGACGGATACATCGAGCACAGCCGTCACGACACCACCGACGAACACGGCCGTCGTCCGCTGTTCGCGACGGCGCAGGGTCGGGCGCACATCAACACCCTCACGAAGTCGGTATACTTCGGGACGGTCCCGTGCCGGTATCGGGAGTGTCCGCACGGCAACGAGCGGCCGACCTGTAAGTTCTACTCCCGGACGAACGGGTACAAGTGCCCGTCGAGTGTGTCGCCCCACCCCGTCCGGTCGGGGTCGATCATGTGGCAACTCAACTGCGGGATGCGCCCCGACCGCGTCGCCGAGCGAGTGAACGCGACTGTCGAAGTGATCGAGACGTACTACGACAAGGTGAGCGAACTGGAGGACTACCGCGAGCGGCGAGCAGACGACTTGGACAAACTCGGTTTCGACGACTCTCAGGAGAGTGATGACGATGCATGA
- a CDS encoding ribonuclease R family protein encodes MTNDSQAQAEAGTAEGQGPVEISPDEARQLQEKREELFEEFEIRDGFPREVLREAEERTDGVQAEIEAELDERQDLRDLTAWTTDPIDAQDFDDAISVREEEDAYRLWVHIADVTHYVHPDSAMWEEAVQRGNTVYLPAYTVHMLPPTLAETVCSLVPDEDRLAHTVEMELDPETLSFEEIDIYKSVIRSDERLTYGECEQRLEDPDAPLHDENTRAFELADRMHEQRKEDGSLVLNPRRDRAHTIIEECMLKANKAVTHELMWNRGVEAMYRVHPQPTPDQWNDALREIQELNGVSIPSDKWDDPRKAVNGALETSPDRMLSKIQRAVLKVMPRAKYMNDPFGGHHALNFDIYGHFTSPIRRLSDLINHWIVHENDVPEDLIALCDRASDRQKDGETVERLYKGFMEEIGLDPYAVNNRGVVTVDADGDVVDDEGLPPAED; translated from the coding sequence ATGACGAACGACTCGCAGGCACAAGCCGAGGCCGGCACGGCCGAGGGACAGGGCCCGGTCGAGATCAGTCCCGACGAGGCCCGGCAGTTACAGGAGAAACGCGAGGAACTGTTCGAGGAGTTCGAGATTCGGGACGGCTTCCCGCGCGAGGTGCTCCGCGAGGCCGAGGAGCGAACCGACGGCGTCCAGGCCGAAATCGAGGCCGAACTCGACGAACGGCAGGACCTGCGTGACTTGACCGCGTGGACGACCGACCCCATCGACGCCCAGGACTTCGACGACGCGATCAGCGTCCGCGAGGAGGAGGACGCCTACCGCTTGTGGGTCCACATCGCCGACGTGACCCACTACGTCCACCCCGACTCCGCGATGTGGGAGGAGGCCGTCCAGCGCGGCAACACCGTCTACCTCCCGGCTTACACCGTCCACATGCTGCCGCCGACACTCGCGGAGACGGTGTGTTCGCTCGTCCCCGACGAGGACCGCCTCGCCCACACCGTCGAGATGGAACTCGACCCCGAGACGCTCTCCTTCGAGGAGATCGACATCTACAAGTCCGTCATCCGGAGCGACGAGCGACTGACGTACGGGGAGTGTGAACAGCGCCTGGAGGATCCCGACGCGCCCCTGCACGACGAGAACACCCGCGCGTTCGAGTTGGCCGACCGGATGCACGAACAGCGCAAGGAGGACGGCTCGCTCGTCCTCAACCCACGCCGGGACCGCGCCCACACCATCATCGAGGAGTGCATGCTGAAGGCGAACAAGGCCGTCACGCACGAACTGATGTGGAACCGGGGCGTCGAGGCGATGTACCGGGTCCACCCCCAGCCCACGCCGGACCAGTGGAACGACGCCCTCCGCGAGATTCAGGAGTTGAACGGTGTCTCCATCCCCTCCGACAAGTGGGACGACCCCCGAAAGGCCGTCAACGGGGCCCTGGAGACCTCTCCCGACCGGATGCTCTCGAAGATCCAGCGCGCCGTGTTGAAGGTGATGCCGCGCGCGAAGTACATGAACGACCCCTTCGGCGGCCACCACGCGCTCAACTTCGACATCTACGGCCACTTCACCTCTCCCATCCGCCGGCTCTCAGACCTCATCAACCACTGGATCGTCCACGAGAACGACGTGCCCGAGGACCTGATCGCGCTCTGTGATCGGGCCTCCGACCGACAGAAGGACGGCGAGACGGTCGAGCGCCTCTACAAAGGGTTCATGGAGGAGATCGGCCTCGATCCCTACGCCGTGAACAACCGCGGGGTCGTCACCGTCGACGCCGACGGCGACGTCGTGGACGACGAGGGACTGCCGCCGGCAGAGGACTGA
- a CDS encoding DUF7562 family protein: MWRSGSDGDGKTVVCIACGTSLRRSDAREYDKEGDRWSRRGKEFEHLCKSCYRSLCHQPRDDLESLLVDIADDEHLSREAFLERYYGAVEERYGSADPEEPES, from the coding sequence ATGTGGCGTTCGGGCTCGGACGGAGACGGGAAGACGGTCGTCTGCATCGCGTGTGGCACGTCGCTTCGCCGATCCGACGCCCGCGAGTACGACAAGGAGGGCGACCGGTGGAGCCGTCGCGGCAAGGAGTTCGAGCACCTCTGTAAGTCGTGCTACCGGAGCCTCTGTCACCAGCCACGCGACGACCTCGAATCCCTCCTCGTCGACATCGCCGACGACGAGCACCTCTCCCGGGAGGCGTTTCTGGAGCGCTACTACGGCGCCGTCGAGGAGCGGTACGGCTCCGCGGACCCCGAGGAACCCGAGTCGTAG
- a CDS encoding universal stress protein, giving the protein MVILAAADGETTPDPVVRAGHEMATAHGEPLIVLHVMLQERFDERWEAVSAPDNAIASLAPGVQYERRGDSGGGEYTIEDGEAHAEGVARAVIEETLDDADEATPVGRVGEVGSEVVAEAGRRDAAYLVIGGRKRSPVGKTLFGSTTQSVLLSADRPVLTVMGDGDDA; this is encoded by the coding sequence ATGGTCATCCTCGCAGCAGCCGACGGCGAGACGACGCCCGACCCGGTGGTGCGTGCCGGCCACGAGATGGCGACCGCCCACGGCGAACCGCTGATCGTGTTGCACGTCATGCTCCAGGAACGGTTCGACGAGCGCTGGGAGGCGGTCTCGGCACCCGACAACGCCATCGCATCGCTCGCGCCCGGCGTCCAGTACGAGCGACGTGGGGACAGCGGTGGTGGCGAGTACACCATCGAGGACGGCGAGGCCCACGCCGAAGGGGTCGCCCGCGCTGTGATCGAGGAAACGCTCGACGACGCCGACGAGGCCACGCCGGTCGGGCGCGTCGGCGAGGTCGGTTCGGAAGTCGTCGCCGAGGCCGGACGCCGGGACGCGGCGTATCTCGTGATCGGCGGGAGAAAGCGGAGTCCGGTCGGAAAGACGCTGTTCGGAAGCACCACGCAGTCAGTGCTGTTGAGCGCCGATCGGCCCGTGCTGACGGTGATGGGTGACGGCGACGACGCGTAA
- a CDS encoding COG1361 S-layer family protein: MNEQISNGVRLFLSVVVALSLVLSAAATPVAAASYDEYQEPELVPTIQGSNVVAPGETATLTVQLQNRGTAVTHSDGNVDRLASVVDAHGVTPGTATATTVTVDAGGAPLEVDSGPQSAGSISPRSEGDVSLELDVDEGASPGTYELPVVVEYQYIHRISADADDFFIVRNDVRVTKHVTVRIDESFRLDVVGVTSENLRHKEDGTVSVTVRNAGSETGTDTELQLLETGQLRPRTNGVSLGRLESGETATAEFRVGVRDIEAAGNYSVGVRANYEDEDGTVKQSEIRRGTVGVEDAPSFTLDASTESLYVDSTGAVALTVTNTGDRPVRNARAVLHPTEPFSPLSTSASLGTLDPGESATTRFKLEVADRAVPQTYPLVYTVEYDDAYDERVTSEERTVSADVGPEMTIETSGSPAVAAGSTETIDVTVRNTGDDVMRDAVARINVNTPFETDDDTAYVGDLAPGESRTVTFTVSVDDEATPKAYTVDTTVKYDNAFDRTVVTGTESTSVTVTEGGGGLLETILDIFGL, encoded by the coding sequence ATGAACGAACAGATCTCGAACGGGGTTCGACTCTTCCTGTCGGTCGTCGTTGCGCTATCGCTCGTCCTCTCGGCGGCGGCGACGCCCGTCGCCGCCGCGTCGTACGACGAATACCAGGAGCCCGAACTGGTCCCGACGATCCAGGGCTCGAACGTCGTCGCCCCGGGGGAGACGGCGACGCTGACGGTGCAGTTACAGAACCGCGGAACGGCAGTCACTCACTCCGACGGGAACGTCGACCGACTCGCGTCCGTCGTCGACGCCCACGGCGTCACGCCGGGGACCGCGACGGCGACGACGGTGACCGTCGACGCCGGTGGCGCGCCGCTCGAGGTCGACTCGGGCCCACAGAGCGCGGGCAGTATCTCTCCCCGGAGCGAAGGCGACGTGTCGCTCGAACTCGACGTCGACGAGGGCGCGTCGCCCGGAACGTACGAACTCCCGGTAGTCGTCGAGTACCAGTACATCCACCGGATCAGCGCCGACGCCGACGACTTCTTCATCGTCCGAAACGACGTGCGAGTGACCAAACACGTCACGGTCCGCATCGACGAATCGTTCCGACTGGACGTCGTCGGCGTGACGAGTGAGAACCTCCGTCACAAGGAGGATGGAACCGTCTCGGTGACGGTTCGAAACGCCGGAAGCGAGACGGGAACCGACACGGAACTCCAGCTGCTCGAGACTGGGCAGCTCCGACCCCGGACCAACGGCGTCTCCCTCGGACGGCTGGAGTCCGGCGAGACGGCGACGGCCGAGTTCCGCGTCGGCGTCAGGGATATCGAAGCGGCCGGTAACTACTCCGTCGGCGTCCGCGCCAACTACGAGGACGAGGACGGGACGGTGAAACAGTCCGAGATCAGGCGCGGTACCGTCGGCGTCGAGGACGCCCCCTCCTTTACTCTCGACGCTTCCACCGAGTCCCTCTACGTCGACTCGACCGGTGCGGTGGCGCTGACCGTGACGAACACCGGCGACCGTCCCGTCCGCAACGCGCGGGCGGTCCTCCACCCGACCGAGCCGTTCTCCCCGCTGTCGACGAGTGCGAGCCTCGGCACGCTCGACCCCGGAGAGAGCGCGACGACTCGCTTCAAACTCGAAGTCGCCGACCGGGCCGTCCCGCAGACCTACCCGCTCGTGTACACCGTCGAGTACGACGACGCCTACGACGAACGAGTCACCAGCGAGGAGCGAACCGTCTCGGCGGACGTCGGTCCGGAGATGACCATCGAGACGTCCGGATCGCCCGCCGTCGCGGCCGGTTCGACGGAGACCATCGACGTGACCGTCCGAAACACCGGCGACGACGTCATGCGCGACGCGGTGGCCCGCATCAACGTGAACACGCCGTTCGAGACCGACGACGACACGGCCTACGTCGGCGACCTGGCACCCGGCGAATCCCGGACGGTCACGTTCACCGTGAGTGTCGACGACGAAGCCACCCCGAAAGCCTACACCGTCGACACGACGGTCAAGTACGACAACGCCTTCGACCGTACCGTCGTCACCGGAACCGAATCGACGTCCGTCACGGTGACCGAGGGGGGCGGTGGCCTCCTTGAGACGATCCTCGACATCTTCGGACTGTAA
- a CDS encoding hydrophobe/amphiphile efflux-3 (HAE3) family transporter: MNAGQRVRDGLEALGRVSATNRRAVFAVVLALVLVSGGVAATSLQMSMGMTLYIDDESQTAEDWSMLKEDFDTGNNVFVMVRTDQLYDPETIRAIDRLDRRYTALDETERVTSLADLVRMGNDGRIPETRSGVERSLERVRATDPAAAALIDQLVPEAGTTIVLASYGEIGTVDRGAFLPQRGSDIVYSEMQSETDLAVLPPGMDVTVTGQPVFENAAFGLMLPEMITLFAGAFLLIFGVVYVVMRRKLQRGWHVLLPLGTAMTALVYMAGAMGVLGYRFNAIMLGVMPIALGLGIDYALQIHTRYVEARENGRPPVDAAGLASRTTGRALLIAMGTTVVGLGSLVVSEVPPVQQFGITSAISVFASMLLSVTVLPALLVRFDTGDADIAGNDADDDRLEAVLDRFTRTVTGGKPVLTLFLALLLVSGGAYAYPQVQPEQEMMDFWPQNLDAKEDMDTLSETVDNPKAIYVVVETDRAYTPETFRELATYQRLMLENPDVGAVTSPVTVVAATNGGEIPRTQRELDATLRARTGDGPTSVRDPDETPNKVLLTFYVDDVEGEPVRTLIDEFEGNAAFTLSTADDVRVTGKPVLNRNVIENVTAGLTPMTVLSFSLGFLFLALAFWSVRVSSVLIVSVAASASLLVTGAMYLFGVPWNPLTITMSSLTLGIGIDYGVHVFERFEHELLDRGQSPLDAVATAVAKLSRPIVGSSLTTIFGFGILTFSRFPVLANFGVTTVFAIGLSLFAAFVILPATLSVVRVVDPERTGGEVDDSTGR, encoded by the coding sequence ATGAACGCCGGACAGCGCGTCCGAGACGGGTTGGAGGCGCTCGGTCGAGTGTCGGCCACGAACCGACGGGCGGTGTTCGCCGTCGTCCTCGCGTTGGTCCTCGTCTCCGGCGGCGTCGCGGCGACGTCGCTCCAGATGAGCATGGGGATGACACTCTACATCGACGACGAGTCCCAGACCGCCGAGGACTGGTCGATGCTGAAAGAGGACTTCGACACAGGCAACAACGTCTTCGTGATGGTGCGGACGGACCAGTTGTACGACCCCGAGACGATCCGGGCCATCGACAGGCTGGATCGGCGGTACACCGCGCTCGACGAGACCGAACGGGTCACCAGCCTCGCCGACCTCGTCAGGATGGGAAACGACGGCCGGATCCCCGAGACGCGGAGCGGCGTCGAGCGGTCGCTGGAACGGGTCCGCGCGACCGACCCCGCAGCGGCTGCGCTGATCGACCAACTCGTCCCGGAAGCGGGAACGACGATCGTCCTCGCGTCGTACGGTGAGATCGGTACCGTCGATCGGGGGGCGTTCCTCCCACAGCGTGGCTCCGATATCGTCTACTCCGAGATGCAGTCGGAGACAGACCTCGCCGTGTTACCGCCGGGCATGGACGTGACCGTGACCGGCCAGCCCGTCTTCGAGAACGCCGCCTTCGGACTGATGCTCCCCGAGATGATCACGCTGTTCGCCGGCGCGTTCCTGCTCATCTTCGGCGTCGTCTACGTCGTCATGCGACGGAAACTCCAGCGTGGCTGGCACGTCCTGCTCCCACTTGGGACGGCGATGACCGCGCTGGTGTACATGGCTGGTGCTATGGGCGTCCTCGGCTACCGGTTCAACGCGATCATGTTGGGCGTGATGCCCATCGCACTGGGTCTGGGGATCGACTACGCGCTGCAGATCCACACCCGGTACGTCGAAGCGCGCGAGAACGGCCGTCCGCCCGTCGACGCCGCGGGGCTCGCGTCCCGAACGACCGGGCGAGCGTTGCTGATCGCGATGGGGACGACCGTCGTCGGCCTCGGGTCGCTGGTCGTCTCCGAGGTTCCACCGGTCCAGCAGTTCGGGATCACGAGCGCGATCAGCGTCTTCGCCAGTATGCTGCTCTCGGTGACGGTGTTGCCCGCCCTGCTCGTTCGCTTCGATACGGGCGACGCCGACATCGCGGGGAACGATGCCGACGACGACCGCCTCGAAGCCGTCCTGGATCGCTTCACCCGCACGGTGACCGGCGGCAAACCGGTGCTCACGCTGTTTCTGGCCCTCTTGCTCGTCTCCGGCGGCGCGTACGCCTACCCGCAGGTCCAACCGGAACAGGAGATGATGGACTTCTGGCCACAGAACCTGGACGCGAAAGAGGACATGGACACCCTCTCCGAGACGGTCGACAACCCCAAAGCCATCTACGTCGTCGTCGAGACCGACCGGGCCTACACGCCGGAGACGTTCCGCGAACTCGCGACGTATCAGCGGCTCATGCTCGAGAACCCCGACGTCGGAGCGGTGACGAGTCCGGTCACCGTCGTCGCGGCGACCAACGGCGGTGAGATCCCGCGGACACAACGGGAACTCGACGCCACGTTGCGGGCACGGACCGGTGACGGTCCGACGAGCGTGCGCGATCCCGACGAGACGCCGAACAAGGTGTTGCTCACGTTCTACGTCGACGACGTCGAGGGCGAACCCGTCCGGACGCTCATCGACGAGTTCGAGGGCAACGCCGCGTTCACGCTCTCGACCGCCGACGACGTTCGCGTGACCGGCAAGCCCGTCCTGAACCGCAACGTCATCGAGAACGTCACCGCGGGACTGACGCCCATGACGGTCCTCAGTTTCTCGCTTGGCTTCCTGTTTCTCGCTCTCGCGTTCTGGTCCGTTCGGGTTTCGAGCGTTCTCATCGTCTCGGTCGCGGCGAGTGCCTCCCTGCTCGTGACCGGTGCGATGTACCTCTTCGGCGTGCCGTGGAATCCGCTGACGATCACGATGTCGTCGCTGACGCTCGGTATCGGTATCGACTACGGCGTCCACGTCTTCGAGCGGTTCGAACACGAACTGCTCGACCGCGGGCAGTCACCGCTGGACGCCGTCGCGACGGCTGTGGCGAAACTCTCCCGGCCCATCGTCGGATCGAGTCTCACCACCATCTTCGGGTTCGGGATCCTGACGTTCTCCCGGTTCCCAGTGCTCGCGAACTTCGGCGTGACGACCGTCTTCGCCATCGGACTGTCGCTGTTCGCCGCGTTCGTCATCCTCCCGGCCACCCTCAGCGTCGTTCGTGTCGTCGATCCCGAACGCACAGGCGGCGAGGTGGACGACTCGACGGGGCGTTAA
- a CDS encoding helix-turn-helix domain-containing protein: MPDSMSEQLRQDMECEGLLECFHGLKQLDRDVFQALVTDDEPLTVDEIADAVDRERSTAYRAVQRLLQAGFIQKEQINYDQGGYYHVYNPTDPSNIADDMQRLLNDWYAKMGQLITEFEEKYEQRDATPQSVD; encoded by the coding sequence ATGCCGGATTCGATGTCCGAACAACTCCGCCAGGATATGGAGTGTGAGGGGCTCCTCGAGTGTTTTCACGGGCTCAAACAGCTCGACAGGGACGTGTTCCAGGCGCTCGTAACCGACGACGAGCCACTCACCGTCGACGAGATCGCCGACGCCGTCGACCGCGAACGATCGACCGCGTACCGGGCCGTCCAGCGACTCCTCCAAGCCGGATTCATCCAGAAAGAACAGATCAACTACGATCAGGGCGGCTACTACCACGTCTACAATCCGACCGATCCCTCGAACATCGCGGACGACATGCAGCGTCTCCTGAACGACTGGTACGCGAAGATGGGGCAACTCATCACGGAGTTCGAAGAGAAATACGAGCAACGGGACGCGACGCCGCAGTCGGTCGATTAA
- a CDS encoding RNA-binding protein yields MEVKSRHHLRSDEIRELEATLEAALGVDLDGETYERVDLVGTEFDLVLVDGDPQVFVVDDESFLTVRGANAYPPERRVVTVDAGAVQFVSDGADVMRPGIVDADEVIDPGDLIVVVEETHGKALAVGRALEPGADLPGESGKVVESVHHVGDDLYEFSV; encoded by the coding sequence ATGGAGGTCAAATCGCGCCACCACCTGCGGAGCGACGAGATCCGGGAGTTGGAAGCGACCCTCGAAGCGGCGCTGGGCGTCGACCTCGACGGCGAGACGTACGAGCGCGTCGACCTCGTCGGCACCGAGTTCGATCTGGTGCTCGTCGACGGCGACCCACAGGTGTTCGTCGTCGACGACGAATCCTTCCTGACGGTCCGTGGGGCGAACGCCTACCCACCGGAGCGACGGGTCGTCACCGTCGACGCCGGTGCCGTCCAGTTCGTCAGCGACGGCGCGGACGTGATGCGCCCCGGCATCGTCGACGCCGACGAGGTGATCGATCCGGGCGACCTGATCGTCGTCGTCGAGGAGACACACGGCAAGGCGCTCGCGGTCGGGCGCGCACTCGAACCGGGGGCGGACCTACCGGGCGAGTCCGGCAAGGTCGTCGAGTCGGTCCACCACGTCGGCGACGACCTCTACGAGTTCTCGGTCTGA
- a CDS encoding DUF1028 domain-containing protein, whose translation MTYSICARDRLEDGPDGAYRFGVAAAARLPAVGSVATHASEDGAVATAGVTDADVGRRCLDALADGRSLSDALGDAAAPRRQVHGVDAANVDGHTGDDCRAVAGHVADERYGVAGTSLSDEAVLEAVSRAFRENERDAPLAVRLLTALAAGERAGGDRRELPTGSAAVAVRRTDGATTLYDDLRVDASDAPIADLRETYRRAKRGYERAVERYADDQTENS comes from the coding sequence GTGACCTACAGCATCTGTGCCCGGGATCGACTGGAGGATGGTCCGGACGGGGCCTACCGGTTCGGCGTCGCCGCGGCGGCCCGCCTCCCGGCGGTCGGGAGCGTCGCCACGCACGCGAGCGAGGACGGGGCCGTCGCCACCGCCGGGGTGACCGACGCGGACGTGGGTCGGCGGTGTCTCGACGCCCTCGCCGACGGCCGCTCGCTCTCGGATGCCCTCGGCGACGCCGCGGCACCACGCCGACAGGTCCACGGCGTCGACGCCGCCAATGTAGACGGTCACACTGGCGACGACTGCCGGGCAGTGGCGGGTCACGTCGCGGACGAGAGGTACGGCGTCGCCGGCACGTCGCTGTCGGACGAGGCTGTGCTGGAGGCGGTGTCGCGGGCGTTCCGCGAGAACGAGCGGGACGCGCCGCTCGCGGTTCGCCTGCTCACCGCGCTCGCGGCCGGGGAACGGGCGGGTGGCGACCGTCGGGAGCTACCGACCGGGAGCGCGGCGGTCGCCGTCCGGCGGACCGACGGGGCGACGACGCTGTACGACGACCTCCGGGTCGACGCCAGCGACGCGCCGATAGCCGACCTCCGAGAGACGTACCGGCGCGCGAAGCGAGGGTACGAACGGGCGGTGGAGCGGTACGCCGACGATCAGACCGAGAACTCGTAG
- a CDS encoding cell division protein SepF yields MGIMSKILGGGGSHSTEDYVELNLDDFDTTRADADMQVRLAEISEQRDAMAIKDAVYDGDLVIADITRLSPSDSVVDRVLEDLRQVARERDGDVIVKDDDQIIVTPKGVKIGREKL; encoded by the coding sequence ATGGGCATCATGAGCAAGATCCTCGGCGGCGGCGGCAGCCACAGCACCGAGGACTACGTCGAACTGAACCTCGACGACTTCGACACGACCCGGGCCGACGCGGACATGCAGGTCCGCCTCGCCGAGATCAGCGAACAGCGCGACGCCATGGCGATCAAGGACGCCGTCTACGATGGTGACCTCGTCATCGCGGACATCACGCGACTGAGCCCGAGCGACAGCGTCGTCGACCGAGTACTCGAGGACCTCCGGCAGGTCGCCCGCGAGCGGGACGGCGACGTGATCGTCAAAGACGACGACCAGATCATCGTCACGCCGAAGGGTGTGAAGATCGGTCGCGAGAAACTGTAG